A genome region from Trichocoleus sp. includes the following:
- the hflX gene encoding GTPase HflX — MPIETIYGQLQGLKSSQIKQLQRLYHQRLPGDSITTPEFSQRLAAISTEINQPVCAYINRRGQVIRVGVGTVRQTQIPPLELPRYGAERLSGIRCVVTELKSECPNEATLTAMALQRLDVLAVLVLSGGGFERRGGGATGYVKEAYLAHLVPHPEAKWTVSPPLALEALTTQDFLELTEGLEEEFRREYVARQVGADHDRVLLVGLMTSDMNSRRFQDGLAEVGRLVETAGGEVLQVLRQKRDRPHPQTVVGEGKVQEVALAAQTVGANLVVFDRDLSPAQVRNLEMQIGVRVVDRTEVILDIFAQRAQSGAGKLQVELAQLEYMLPRLSGRGRAMSRLGGGIGTRGPGETKLETERRAIQRRISRLQQEVDQLQAHRSRLRQQRQHQEVPSIAIVGYTNAGKSTLLNALTNAEVYTADQLFATLDPTTRRLVLKPTESNEPIPIVMTDTVGFIHELPPSLVDAFRATLEEVTEADALLHVVDLSHPAWQSQIRSVMTILAQMPITPGPALLAFNKIDQADGETLAFASEEYPQAIFISAGERLGLETLRQRLAQLVRYALVSQRSDDNGSWG; from the coding sequence GTGCCTATCGAAACGATTTATGGACAGCTTCAAGGGTTAAAGTCGAGCCAGATCAAACAGCTACAGCGGCTTTATCATCAGCGATTGCCCGGCGACTCTATTACAACGCCTGAGTTCTCTCAGCGCTTAGCGGCAATTAGCACAGAAATTAATCAGCCCGTTTGCGCCTACATTAATCGTCGTGGACAAGTGATTCGGGTCGGAGTGGGTACGGTGCGGCAAACCCAGATTCCACCGCTAGAGCTACCTCGATATGGTGCAGAGCGGTTAAGTGGCATCCGGTGTGTTGTGACCGAGCTAAAGTCTGAATGTCCGAATGAGGCAACTCTCACCGCAATGGCGCTGCAGCGATTGGATGTTCTGGCTGTGCTGGTTCTCTCTGGTGGAGGATTTGAGCGACGAGGCGGTGGCGCTACAGGCTATGTCAAAGAGGCTTATCTGGCACATCTTGTCCCTCATCCGGAAGCCAAATGGACCGTTTCCCCACCCTTGGCTTTGGAGGCACTGACCACACAAGATTTTTTAGAACTCACTGAAGGGCTTGAAGAAGAATTTCGGCGAGAATATGTGGCGCGTCAGGTTGGCGCTGACCACGATCGCGTGTTGTTGGTCGGTTTGATGACCAGTGACATGAATTCGCGGCGATTTCAAGACGGTCTGGCAGAAGTTGGACGACTGGTGGAAACTGCCGGGGGAGAGGTATTGCAAGTTCTGCGGCAAAAGCGAGATAGACCCCACCCACAAACCGTAGTCGGGGAAGGCAAAGTTCAAGAGGTTGCATTAGCAGCGCAAACCGTTGGGGCGAACCTGGTCGTGTTTGATCGAGACTTGTCTCCGGCACAGGTGCGAAACCTGGAAATGCAGATTGGCGTGCGTGTGGTCGATCGAACCGAGGTGATTCTCGATATCTTTGCACAACGGGCACAGTCGGGAGCCGGAAAGCTGCAAGTAGAACTGGCACAGCTAGAATATATGCTGCCTCGCTTAAGCGGAAGAGGACGGGCAATGTCACGGTTGGGCGGCGGTATTGGTACGAGAGGGCCAGGGGAAACGAAACTGGAAACTGAACGACGAGCCATCCAGCGGCGGATCTCGCGACTTCAGCAAGAAGTAGACCAATTGCAAGCCCATCGATCGCGGTTGCGGCAGCAGCGACAGCATCAGGAAGTCCCCTCGATTGCCATTGTGGGCTATACGAATGCGGGAAAATCGACGCTACTTAATGCTCTAACCAATGCAGAGGTTTATACGGCAGACCAGCTTTTTGCCACGCTTGACCCAACAACGCGTCGTTTGGTCTTAAAGCCGACTGAATCAAACGAACCAATTCCGATCGTGATGACGGATACGGTTGGATTTATTCATGAACTGCCCCCTTCCTTGGTTGATGCTTTTCGTGCCACCTTAGAAGAAGTGACCGAGGCAGACGCACTGCTGCATGTTGTGGATTTGTCTCATCCTGCCTGGCAGAGCCAGATTCGATCGGTCATGACAATTCTGGCACAGATGCCGATTACGCCAGGTCCTGCCCTCCTTGCCTTTAACAAAATTGATCAGGCAGATGGAGAAACGCTGGCATTTGCGAGTGAAGAATATCCCCAAGCCATTTTTATCTCAGCCGGAGAGCGACTGGGCTTAGAAACATTGCGGCAACGTCTCGCGCAACTGGTTCGATATGCGCTAGTGTCACAGCGATCGGATGACAATGGGAGTTGGGGCTAA
- a CDS encoding pitrilysin family protein codes for MQRLLHMKNLGRRWLRYGLMSIVVLGIVILGFGRQPALAVTPQHYTDLQLPSPPEIKLPDYTRFELPNGLKVYLLEDHELPLIGGTAIVYTGDRLEPADKVGLAGITGAVMRSGGTTAHSADALNRRLEQQAASIETGIDTTAGSASFNTLTEDLEEVFGLFAEVLRQPAFPQDKIDLVKAQIGGSIARRNDNPNEIAQREFFKLVYGANSPYARTVEYSTLSNISRSDVVSFYQQYFHPNNMLLGIVGDFDQAKMRSLIEAKLGDWQPSSTSVKETISLPQVSQAKTSGVFLVDQPQLTQSTILMGHLGGEIRDPGYAPLTVLDEVMGGFGGRLMNEVRSRQGLAYGVYATWSPQFDFPGVYIGGGQTRTETTVPFIQSTLAEIKKVQTTPVTEAELSRAKDSVLNTFVFRFATPAQTLSRVMRYDYYGYPQDFIFRYQKQVETTTAAEVQQAAQTYLKPENIVTLVVGNAKAMNPPLSTLTPNTPVTSIDITIPQPKA; via the coding sequence ATGCAACGGTTGCTGCACATGAAAAACCTTGGTCGCCGCTGGCTGCGCTATGGTTTAATGTCGATCGTCGTTTTAGGCATCGTCATTTTAGGCTTTGGACGTCAGCCCGCTCTGGCAGTCACTCCCCAGCACTACACCGATTTACAACTGCCCTCTCCGCCCGAAATTAAGCTGCCAGACTACACTCGCTTTGAGCTTCCCAATGGGCTAAAGGTGTACTTACTGGAAGACCATGAGCTGCCGCTGATTGGGGGAACGGCAATTGTTTACACAGGCGATCGGCTTGAACCTGCTGACAAAGTTGGTCTGGCAGGAATTACAGGCGCTGTAATGCGGAGTGGAGGCACAACAGCCCATTCAGCAGATGCTCTCAATCGTCGCCTGGAACAGCAAGCCGCTTCAATCGAAACGGGAATTGATACAACTGCCGGAAGTGCCAGCTTCAACACCCTGACCGAAGATTTGGAAGAGGTCTTTGGACTTTTTGCCGAAGTCTTGCGTCAGCCTGCTTTTCCGCAAGACAAAATTGATCTGGTAAAAGCTCAGATTGGCGGTTCGATCGCGCGTCGCAATGACAATCCTAATGAAATTGCCCAACGCGAGTTCTTTAAGCTGGTCTATGGCGCGAACAGCCCTTATGCAAGAACAGTGGAGTACAGCACGCTCAGCAATATTTCCCGCAGTGATGTTGTGAGCTTTTACCAGCAATATTTTCATCCCAACAATATGCTGCTGGGGATTGTCGGCGATTTTGATCAGGCAAAAATGCGATCGTTGATTGAGGCAAAACTTGGAGATTGGCAGCCTAGCTCAACCTCTGTCAAAGAAACAATTTCGCTGCCCCAGGTGAGTCAGGCAAAAACCAGTGGTGTCTTCCTGGTCGATCAACCCCAACTGACGCAAAGCACAATCCTCATGGGCCATTTAGGCGGCGAGATTCGTGATCCTGGCTATGCACCGCTTACGGTTTTAGATGAAGTGATGGGTGGCTTTGGTGGACGATTAATGAACGAAGTCCGATCGCGGCAGGGCTTAGCCTACGGCGTTTATGCAACCTGGTCACCCCAGTTTGACTTTCCGGGAGTTTATATTGGTGGTGGACAAACCCGCACAGAAACGACTGTCCCGTTTATTCAATCGACGCTGGCAGAGATTAAGAAAGTGCAGACAACCCCTGTAACAGAGGCAGAACTCAGTCGCGCCAAAGATTCTGTCTTAAATACTTTTGTCTTCCGTTTTGCAACCCCGGCTCAAACGCTCTCGCGCGTCATGCGCTATGACTATTACGGCTATCCCCAGGACTTTATCTTCCGCTACCAAAAACAAGTCGAAACAACGACAGCGGCAGAAGTTCAGCAAGCGGCACAAACTTACCTGAAGCCAGAAAACATCGTCACGCTGGTCGTGGGTAATGCGAAGGCGATGAATCCACCGCTCAGTACACTCACGCCGAATACGCCAGTCACCTCGATCGATATCACCATTCCTCAGCCCAAAGCTTAG
- a CDS encoding pitrilysin family protein, whose translation MPLGWFTPCCNARANAPLHRSHSWHKVLAAFLAILLIWTVPQSHALARSTAGTASSNIQPYIDRVKDQITEFTLDNGMKFIVMERHQAPIVSFMTYVNIGSAYEQPGKTGAAHFLEHLAFKGTTQIGTTNYQAERPLLDRLDTLSEQIQAAKAAKQTNNATKLEQEFEQVKQQAASYVKQNEFGQLVQQEGGVGLNAATSADATMYFYSFPANKLELWMSLESERFLEPVFREFYEEKDVILEERRMRTDNSPIGKMIEQFLETALPGHPYGRPVIGSEADIRGLTRKDIEAFFDTYYTPDHIIATVVGDVDAAQVKQLAQAYFGRYKGRSSAPDVQAVLPQQIQPREVTLRLPAQPWYLEGYQRPAITDPDEAVYQVIDSILGDGRTSRFYQSLVEEKQLALDYSVANGFPGDRYSNLLLIYALTAPGHTVEELAVAMDAEINRLKTEPVSAAELDRVKTQARAGLLQILASNEGMSNLLAEYEAKTGSWQNLFMLLKAIDAVTVADVQRVAQATFRPEKQTIGKLLSQE comes from the coding sequence ATGCCTCTTGGTTGGTTTACCCCTTGCTGTAATGCTAGAGCGAATGCACCCCTACATCGATCGCATTCCTGGCACAAAGTTCTTGCAGCTTTTCTGGCAATTCTCCTGATTTGGACGGTTCCTCAATCCCATGCCCTTGCCCGTTCAACTGCGGGAACAGCATCCTCTAACATTCAGCCCTATATCGATCGAGTCAAAGATCAAATCACGGAATTTACGCTTGATAATGGCATGAAGTTCATTGTCATGGAGCGACATCAAGCACCGATCGTCTCTTTCATGACCTATGTGAACATCGGCTCTGCCTACGAGCAGCCTGGCAAAACTGGAGCCGCGCACTTCTTAGAGCATTTGGCGTTTAAGGGCACAACTCAGATCGGTACGACTAACTATCAAGCAGAACGACCTTTGCTCGATCGCCTTGATACGCTGTCTGAACAAATCCAGGCTGCCAAAGCTGCCAAACAAACGAATAATGCAACCAAGCTGGAACAGGAGTTTGAGCAGGTCAAGCAGCAAGCAGCCAGCTATGTCAAACAAAACGAATTTGGACAGCTTGTGCAGCAGGAAGGTGGCGTTGGCTTAAATGCAGCGACTTCTGCTGATGCCACCATGTATTTCTACAGCTTTCCCGCCAACAAGCTCGAACTGTGGATGTCTTTGGAGTCGGAACGCTTTTTGGAACCCGTTTTCCGCGAGTTTTACGAAGAGAAGGATGTCATCTTAGAAGAGCGTCGGATGCGAACCGACAACTCCCCGATCGGCAAAATGATCGAGCAGTTCCTGGAGACGGCTTTACCAGGGCATCCCTATGGTCGTCCGGTGATTGGCTCAGAAGCTGATATTCGTGGTCTGACGCGCAAAGATATTGAAGCCTTTTTCGACACTTACTATACGCCTGATCACATCATTGCTACCGTTGTCGGCGATGTTGATGCAGCTCAAGTCAAACAACTGGCACAAGCTTACTTTGGACGCTACAAGGGACGATCGAGTGCGCCTGATGTCCAGGCAGTTCTGCCTCAGCAAATTCAACCGCGTGAAGTAACATTGCGCTTGCCAGCTCAACCCTGGTACTTGGAAGGCTATCAACGTCCGGCAATTACCGACCCCGATGAGGCAGTGTATCAGGTGATTGATAGCATCTTAGGCGACGGACGCACTTCCCGGTTCTATCAATCATTGGTGGAAGAGAAACAGCTGGCATTAGACTATAGCGTTGCGAACGGCTTTCCAGGCGATCGATACTCCAACTTGCTGCTGATCTATGCGCTGACGGCTCCTGGTCATACGGTCGAAGAACTGGCAGTGGCGATGGATGCCGAAATTAATCGACTCAAAACCGAACCCGTCTCTGCGGCAGAACTCGATCGCGTCAAGACGCAGGCACGGGCTGGGCTTCTGCAAATATTGGCATCCAACGAAGGCATGTCAAACCTTCTCGCAGAATACGAAGCCAAGACTGGCAGTTGGCAAAACCTGTTTATGCTCTTAAAAGCGATCGACGCTGTCACCGTGGCTGATGTCCAACGAGTTGCTCAAGCAACCTTCCGCCCTGAAAAGCAGACGATTGGCAAGCTGCTGTCGCAGGAGTAA
- a CDS encoding MlaE family lipid ABC transporter permease subunit — translation MTQTGQTSNLRRWAKRLLAALLLGGQVLVHLLKGKIHRRNTLDQMVAVGPASVLIALITAAFVGMVFTIQVSREFINFGATSAIGGVLAISLARELAPVLTAVILAGRVGSAFAAEIGTMQVTEQIDALYMLKTDPIDYLVIPRVIACFLMLPILTILSFVTGMIGGLIIANLMYGISNSIFLNSVHDLLSTWDLITSMIKGSVFGVLIAVIGSSWGLTTTGGAKGVGQSTTTAVVTALLAIFITNFFLSWLMFQGPDSAILNQL, via the coding sequence TTGACTCAGACTGGACAAACTTCTAACTTAAGACGCTGGGCGAAACGCCTGCTGGCAGCCCTCTTGTTAGGCGGTCAAGTCCTTGTGCATCTTCTCAAAGGAAAAATTCATCGCCGCAACACGCTCGATCAAATGGTGGCGGTGGGTCCGGCTTCCGTCCTCATTGCCTTGATCACAGCAGCTTTTGTCGGCATGGTATTCACGATCCAAGTCTCCCGCGAGTTTATTAACTTTGGGGCAACTTCAGCGATCGGGGGAGTATTGGCAATTTCGCTTGCCAGAGAACTAGCTCCAGTCCTGACGGCTGTAATTTTGGCAGGTCGGGTGGGTTCTGCCTTTGCCGCAGAGATTGGCACGATGCAGGTCACCGAACAGATTGATGCCCTCTACATGCTCAAAACTGACCCGATCGATTATCTGGTCATTCCCAGAGTTATTGCCTGCTTCTTGATGCTGCCCATCCTGACGATCCTCTCGTTTGTTACAGGCATGATTGGCGGACTGATCATTGCCAACCTGATGTATGGCATCTCCAATTCAATCTTTCTCAATTCTGTTCATGATCTGCTCTCCACCTGGGATCTAATCACCAGCATGATCAAAGGCTCCGTTTTCGGTGTGCTGATTGCGGTGATTGGTTCGAGCTGGGGTTTGACGACGACAGGTGGGGCAAAAGGTGTTGGGCAATCAACCACCACAGCAGTTGTCACAGCACTTCTGGCAATTTTCATCACGAATTTCTTTCTCTCCTGGCTGATGTTCCAGGGACCAGACAGTGCAATTTTGAATCAGCTATAG
- a CDS encoding DUF3119 family protein: MTTTPTAPSTPAITETVQLAPSYAIPIALVLLAIPLLLVNVWVSGTIALFGLFLLFQAATLRLRFTPTALEVYRGEQQIRQFPYQQWQNWRIFWFNVPILMYFKEVKSIHFLPVLFDAKLLRICLEQRCPRID; the protein is encoded by the coding sequence ATGACGACAACGCCCACAGCCCCCAGCACACCCGCAATCACAGAAACAGTGCAGCTTGCACCCAGCTATGCCATCCCGATCGCTCTAGTTTTGCTTGCCATTCCCCTCTTGCTTGTCAATGTCTGGGTCAGCGGCACGATCGCCCTATTCGGCTTGTTTCTGCTGTTTCAGGCAGCAACCTTACGGCTACGGTTCACACCGACTGCCCTGGAGGTTTACCGGGGAGAACAACAAATTCGGCAATTTCCCTACCAGCAATGGCAAAATTGGCGAATCTTCTGGTTCAATGTGCCCATTTTGATGTATTTCAAAGAAGTGAAAAGCATTCATTTCCTGCCTGTCCTGTTTGATGCCAAACTGCTGCGGATCTGCTTAGAGCAACGATGTCCTCGCATAGACTAA
- a CDS encoding DUF3086 domain-containing protein, with amino-acid sequence MNSDPSFTSDPKPEPLNLPNSTGESTPLSSTPIARTSSGLSGNPGSLREEAIDLERRIVELRQEEKALRQEISSLQASYNTMLQRQITEAQTAIGRLVKESLGDLEQRKQTLQLSVEQLERRQERIRNEMRTTFAGASQELAIRVQGFKDYLVGSLQDLAAAAEQLQLAPPVEELKRPPVSQKAAPEPEAPTPKFAEQRFQNDVKQIRKLVDQYRTVPDYYGPPWQLRRTFEPIHAERVSNWFFTQGGRGSIRSMGSRLQNILIASAVISVLNELHGERLRPLILGNSPERLGEWRRGLQDCLGISRADFGTEEGIVLFEAPEPLVQRADRLVKQKQLPLIIVDESEEMISLSLLQFPLWLAFAPDPLNPVVY; translated from the coding sequence ATGAACTCTGACCCGTCTTTCACCTCAGATCCCAAACCAGAGCCCTTGAATCTGCCTAACAGCACTGGGGAAAGTACCCCCCTCAGCTCCACGCCCATTGCTCGTACCAGTAGCGGGCTTTCTGGCAACCCCGGCTCCTTGAGAGAAGAAGCGATCGATCTAGAGCGGCGAATCGTCGAACTACGGCAAGAGGAAAAGGCACTGCGGCAGGAAATCTCCTCGCTGCAAGCTTCCTACAACACGATGCTGCAACGACAAATCACTGAAGCACAAACAGCGATCGGGCGATTGGTGAAAGAAAGTTTGGGTGATTTAGAGCAGCGCAAGCAAACGCTCCAACTCTCTGTTGAGCAGCTCGAACGCCGCCAGGAGCGCATCCGCAACGAAATGCGAACCACCTTTGCAGGCGCATCTCAAGAACTGGCAATTCGAGTCCAGGGGTTTAAAGATTATCTGGTTGGCAGTTTGCAAGATCTCGCTGCCGCTGCTGAACAGCTTCAGTTGGCTCCCCCGGTCGAAGAGCTCAAACGTCCTCCTGTCTCTCAGAAAGCTGCTCCTGAGCCGGAAGCGCCGACCCCCAAATTTGCTGAACAGCGGTTTCAAAATGACGTGAAGCAGATTCGCAAACTGGTGGATCAATACCGCACCGTGCCCGATTACTATGGTCCTCCCTGGCAACTGCGCCGCACTTTTGAACCGATACATGCAGAACGAGTTTCTAACTGGTTTTTTACTCAAGGCGGACGAGGTTCAATTCGATCGATGGGATCGCGCCTGCAAAATATCTTGATTGCTTCCGCCGTGATTTCTGTGCTAAACGAGCTGCATGGCGAACGACTGCGTCCTTTAATTTTGGGCAACTCTCCTGAGCGTTTGGGCGAATGGCGACGCGGCTTGCAGGATTGCCTCGGCATTTCTCGCGCCGATTTTGGTACTGAAGAAGGCATCGTTTTGTTTGAGGCTCCTGAACCATTGGTGCAGCGCGCTGATCGCCTCGTGAAGCAAAAGCAACTGCCGCTGATCATTGTGGATGAGTCGGAAGAAATGATTAGCCTATCGCTGCTGCAATTTCCGCTCTGGTTAGCGTTCGCCCCTGATCCGCTCAATCCGGTGGTGTATTAG
- a CDS encoding urease accessory protein UreD — translation MSSVISAAAWCGRLELEYADRQGKTIPSRVFGQAPLKVQRPFYPEDESVCHSVILHTAGGIVGGDWLDLKVDLQPHTQAVITSAAAAKIYRSNGQEAQQMTHLRVGKSACLEWLPQETIVFNGANYQQRLRVDLAADAIWFGWDMTRLGRSARGEQFASGTWRSQTEVWQDDQLIWVDPQRIQGGSTMMSSLHGLAGYPVIASCAFVGRAVSKDLVATVRSVWEEDEGKASQRDGVTADEMRAEVGVTRLMSGLLCRYRGNSTIEARQWFVRVWEIMRQFYLGRSVSVPRVWQV, via the coding sequence ATGTCATCTGTCATCTCTGCCGCTGCTTGGTGTGGACGGTTGGAACTGGAATATGCCGATCGCCAGGGAAAAACGATTCCGAGTCGAGTATTTGGGCAAGCTCCGCTCAAAGTGCAGCGACCCTTTTATCCAGAAGATGAGTCGGTTTGTCATAGCGTGATTCTGCATACGGCTGGGGGAATTGTGGGGGGCGATTGGCTGGATCTCAAGGTTGATTTGCAGCCGCATACGCAGGCAGTGATTACATCAGCAGCGGCGGCAAAGATTTATCGCAGCAATGGGCAGGAGGCGCAACAGATGACCCATCTCCGGGTGGGCAAGTCTGCCTGTTTGGAATGGCTGCCTCAGGAAACGATCGTCTTTAATGGCGCGAACTATCAACAGCGACTCCGGGTTGATCTGGCTGCTGATGCCATCTGGTTTGGTTGGGATATGACCAGGCTTGGACGCAGTGCCCGAGGTGAACAATTTGCTTCTGGAACATGGCGTTCACAGACCGAAGTTTGGCAGGACGATCAACTCATTTGGGTTGATCCACAAAGAATTCAGGGCGGCAGTACGATGATGTCGAGCTTACATGGCTTAGCTGGATATCCAGTCATTGCCAGTTGTGCGTTTGTGGGGCGGGCGGTATCAAAAGACCTTGTGGCAACAGTGCGATCGGTTTGGGAAGAAGACGAGGGGAAGGCGAGCCAGCGGGATGGAGTAACGGCAGATGAAATGAGGGCTGAGGTAGGGGTAACGCGGCTCATGTCAGGATTGCTTTGTCGCTACCGGGGGAATTCAACGATAGAAGCGCGGCAGTGGTTTGTGCGAGTGTGGGAGATTATGCGGCAATTCTATCTGGGTCGATCGGTTTCTGTGCCGAGGGTGTGGCAGGTGTAG
- a CDS encoding hybrid sensor histidine kinase/response regulator: MITIDRSIHILLVEDSPTDANLMHQIFLRSGRANWELAHVERLTDAIEACHAHRFDAVLLDLHLPDSDGLETIVEFKTAAPEIPVVVLTMRDDEELALQTLAIGAQDYLVKDQITIHLLVRSIRYAVERGEILNQLKASERRVAAALEQEQAISQLKSSFLSIASHQFRTPLTIIRTSAELLFRFDPNLSGEQRDKYFSRIRMAIDQMTNLIDEILLLGSAEAGGLQFHPTSLNLREFCTELVDTMQQTIGCHHRLLVADQGDCFDVVADPDLLRHILSNLLSNAIKYSPLGKEVRLGLARDDATVTFQVHDEGIGIPPQDLPYLFEAFHRCSNVGKISGSGLGLAIVKKCVHLHGGQITVVSEPKLGTTFTVTLPLDA; the protein is encoded by the coding sequence ATGATCACAATAGACCGATCGATTCATATTTTGCTCGTTGAAGACAGCCCAACAGACGCAAACCTGATGCACCAAATCTTTCTGCGATCGGGTAGGGCAAACTGGGAATTAGCACATGTAGAGCGGTTAACGGACGCAATCGAAGCATGTCACGCCCATCGGTTTGATGCAGTCTTGCTGGATCTTCATTTGCCCGATTCGGATGGATTAGAAACAATTGTAGAGTTCAAGACAGCAGCTCCCGAAATCCCAGTTGTTGTGTTGACGATGAGGGATGATGAGGAGCTTGCCCTTCAGACATTAGCCATTGGTGCTCAAGATTACTTAGTCAAAGATCAAATCACAATTCATCTATTGGTGCGCTCCATCCGATATGCAGTGGAACGAGGTGAGATCTTGAATCAACTCAAGGCGAGTGAACGTCGCGTTGCGGCTGCCTTAGAGCAAGAGCAAGCCATTAGCCAATTAAAATCAAGCTTTTTATCGATCGCTTCTCATCAATTTCGGACTCCCTTAACCATCATTCGTACCTCTGCTGAACTGCTATTTCGCTTCGACCCAAACCTTTCTGGTGAGCAGAGGGATAAATACTTTTCGCGGATTCGGATGGCGATCGATCAGATGACGAATTTGATTGATGAAATTTTATTACTGGGCAGTGCTGAAGCAGGCGGATTACAATTTCACCCAACCTCACTCAACCTCAGAGAATTTTGTACTGAACTGGTAGACACGATGCAGCAAACGATCGGCTGTCATCACAGACTCCTCGTTGCTGATCAAGGGGACTGTTTTGATGTTGTTGCTGATCCTGATCTCCTCAGACATATTTTGAGCAATCTTCTGTCAAATGCCATCAAATACTCGCCTTTAGGCAAGGAAGTGCGACTGGGATTAGCCCGTGACGATGCAACGGTTACCTTTCAGGTTCACGACGAGGGCATTGGGATTCCGCCCCAAGATCTTCCCTATTTATTTGAAGCCTTTCACCGCTGTAGTAATGTCGGCAAAATCTCTGGCAGTGGTTTAGGGTTGGCGATCGTCAAAAAGTGCGTTCATTTGCATGGCGGTCAAATTACCGTTGTCAGTGAGCCAAAATTGGGGACAACCTTCACGGTTACGCTGCCCCTTGATGCCTAA
- a CDS encoding response regulator, giving the protein MNSSLSQPIEILLIEDSPSDANLTIREFRRAEIANHLHWVEDGETAIDYLKQQGNYQDAARPDLILLDLNLPGLDGREVLAEIKADAVLKRIPVIVLTTSASEEDILRSYNLSANCYITKPIDIQQFIQVIQLINDFWMKAVKLPSE; this is encoded by the coding sequence ATGAACAGTTCACTCTCCCAACCGATTGAAATTCTTCTCATTGAAGATTCACCCAGTGATGCCAACTTAACCATTCGGGAGTTTCGACGGGCGGAAATTGCGAATCATTTGCATTGGGTTGAGGATGGGGAAACGGCGATCGACTATCTCAAACAACAGGGAAACTACCAGGATGCAGCCCGTCCTGATCTAATTTTGTTAGATTTAAATCTGCCTGGTTTAGATGGTCGAGAAGTGTTAGCCGAGATTAAAGCTGATGCTGTTCTCAAACGAATTCCTGTGATTGTTCTCACCACCTCTGCCAGTGAGGAAGATATTCTACGCTCCTATAATCTCAGCGCAAATTGCTACATCACCAAGCCGATCGACATTCAACAATTTATTCAGGTCATCCAGTTAATTAACGATTTTTGGATGAAAGCTGTAAAGCTCCCTTCAGAGTAG